The sequence TTTGGggtgaagttgttgttgttgtaattgttaaattaatttttgaagttggtaatggtttatcaatttgatattgattttcaattctttttaaaaattgtaaaattaattttcttttttcagaAGTTTTTGAAAGATTTGTTGATAACATGAATTGATTATCCTTGAAAAGGtaatgatttttaaatactaAACAAGTTGAAGTCGGTATTGATAGTAAAAGGAATTGATCGATATACTTTTGAtgtaattcaatttcaaataataaaattggatCAATTAGTACCaacataaatatatttataaattgattttgatatctctttaaaaaatgttcattaaattcttcatcttttaatatctttgtaaaacaataaattgatattaaaaatatattataatcatttgaaatttgaaaattattattatttttaaatgttggtggtatattaatatttaaaaagtattgattaatatcaattgtagttgttgtcgttgttgttgttgttggtggtaaagttgttaatttaaatttcccaATTAAACAATCACCAATActctttataaaattaattgattgttttgTATAAATTGAATAAAGTTGAACTGTTATtggattaaaaaatgattgattatttgatACTATCTtatatctattattattttgattattattattattttgattatttaataatgataaattattaattggattatttacaaaagtTGATActaataaatgaatatattCGATATATTTCTCTTGAActgatttttcaaatgatttaaaatgtCTTTCTAAATTGAAtgagaaattattaaaatattttgaatctttttttataaacctAATATATTGatgtaaaataaattttgacCATAATTctctattaaaattatttttattattattattattattattattaatatttgaaaataatgatttcaaattttgatttggatacattttatcaaaaatatttgttACAATGATTGTTgtaatatctttaattaatgaaattaaaatatcttcaaaagaaaatagatattgaatcattaaattcattacaCTGAAAATaccatttaatattaaataaccAGCTTGTAAAAGTATAGTTTCTGATcttgaaaaatcaattaataatgtcattgattttataattctttttaattgatcacatgtagttgttgttgttgttgttgtagttgttgttgttgttactattgaattattattattattattattattattattattattattattattattattattattattattattattattattaataccaatACTATCAATACATAAAACtgcaattgaaattaaatttgaaaaccaacatttaaatgttgaaattGGTGTATCCAATTCTTTAATGACTTGAACAGAAGATGAATTCAATTTactctttttaaattgttgatATAATTCTTCATatggatttttaatttgttcaaATGAAAAACTGTTAAATGCTCTTTTAAATGTTATAATTCTATATACGATTGGTGTTATttgactattattattattattattattattattattattattattattattattattattattattattattattattatttaataatgttgaTACTATACTTGgtgattcattattatatatatttatcaatttctgaattatattattgttattgttattattgttattattgttatttgattttggtggTGTGGTAGAAGGAGAAggagaatttaattttcttttatagtaatttattaaacataaaaataaactcgtattaattaaatctaatGATGCTGgttcaatatttgattttaaatagagatctgaaaaagaagaggaagataaagatgatggtgatgaataatctggtttaaataattctataattttattataagaTGGTGCAGTATCATTAATAGAAGGATTTGATGCTGATTCTTGTAAAAATGATAACAAaactataaatttataaatctcTTCGAATAGTGTATCTAAACTAATTAATGGTGATGTTATCTCTATATACctaaataaaattaccattatttttgaaaattgatttattattgattccaaattattattataatttttattactattattactattattattattatttgtagtagttgtagttgtagtagtagtggcgGTGGTgagatttattaatatttgagtattttttttaatgaaatttaaaactaattttgaaattaaactccaattttcaaatttattttcaaattgataatttaaaagtttagaaattggtgatattaaataattattattattattgttttgatgatctttatttttttgaaattttaataaagctTTAGTTATCTCTAAAGTAATATTCAAGTAATGtattattgattgattgtataattcaaactttttattcctatttttattatttatatataaattaaagtaATCCCAAAATGTTGATGTTATTGGTGCTAAATTATCttgattatcttttttaaataattttaaaaagttgaatataaatttttgaagattatattcatcatcttcgttatcttcttcttcttcttcttcttctacttcttcataatcatcatcattatcatatttatttttatttctactATTTCTACTTTTATAactaacattattattattaattgtacctcctctaaaatattaatttatttaagatTAGTatagtaaattaaaatattataaaatacaCGATAAAAAAtctgataatgattttttttttttttttttttttttaccttttaaGTGAatctaattttgaaattgatattaagataattgataaaaatgaatcaattattgaatctaatatatttgaattatcatcatctaaaataaaagtagTATTATCATAAactgatattttaaataattgggctaaaattgaattaattaaaaaactatgattcaattgtttaatttggtcatttaataatgttgatttttgactaattaaaaattctaaaGAATAAacattctcttttttttgttttttttttttttttactatgttaataaaatattatttgattaaatgaattttattttattaaaattatacatACGTCTTAAATAATGTTTAATTCTATAAATTAAGCAATTAAtgaatgtattattataaacattaaggtattgattattattattattattatttgtaaaataagtaattaaatctttaaaaaatttaataaattctttgGTGGTACCCCCTTTACTATTAAAATCAAGTACCGtttcttcaatttcattaaatatattcaaaaaaaaattatttatttccttTGTTTAATAGTTTTGTGAGTGTgagtaaaaattaattttttttttttttttttttttttttttttataatttagtATTTACATCTTTGGAAATAATTGGGCAAAATcttaattttctatttttatattgaaaaaggaaaattattttattggtattattattattattattattattattattattattattattattattattattattattattattattataattattattattattattattatttctatttagaAAGTTGTATTCATtatcaatcattttcaaaatgaatgaatgaatttttttttttttcttttttttttattattttggcgccaaaatttttttttttccaaaattaaaaaataataaaaaactaataaaacaacaacaaattttagTTAGTATACAAATCTGCCAATCAAGCCATTAATGGTACAACTACGTTATGATTGGTACCACTTAtggttaaaataaaatttcggtgtaataaaaccaaaaatatttattatttaatttaatttttttttatttaatttaatttttaattggtgtttCATCTCATCTGtctttaaaagattttaaaccacaaattaatttatgatCACTTTGCCAATCAACAGTTTGACAATCACGATCACAATAGTTTGTTGTACATTTTGAAGTGCAAATTTTACCACAATTTGCGCATAGCGATGGAGTTGTGGGGCCTTGAATGATCCAATCACAATCGtgaattttttgattatcaaatttagaaCGACATGTTGAAAAGGCAATAAACGAGTATTTACCACCAACTTTCAAGCTTGAAGGATCGATACATTGACCACCTTCGACAGCGAATCTACATGGGAAACCTTGGACGTCCCATAAGAGTAATTCGATATCATCACCTCTGACCAACGGTTGAGCGGCGAGTGTACTTGgaaaaaacatttttcaaAGACAGTTCTAATGTCTGGCATTAGATCAGCCAATGGGTTTGTACCACCTTGATCAAATGAAGACTGAGCAACAAGTTTATAATCCTTCATTGTGATTCTTGGATTCTCTGGAAACCCCTTTGAGTAGCCACCATACTCTTTATGTCTAATgagtttatcattttcatggtcttttaataattgacgAAACTCTTTAATCACTTGAATTTCTCTAGCAGACTTTTTAACCTTTGCTTCTTGAGCGTTTGCAAATACAAATGGTACTTTTTGATCGAGATCAACCTTTACCTTTCTTCCCATTTAGATGTGGCTTTCTTTGAGAGATTAGCCAAGATTTGACTTGCTTTACTTGAGCCTTTGATTGAAGCAACCTCTAAATATGTTAAACctaatttaccatttttagTGACATTGATACCTTTGCCATGACCATCAATTTGTAAATACAATTTACCCAATTCAAATGTAGCTTGaactatattattttcaccatcATTATATTCCAAagatttttgaaaattctcCAATGCTTTTGAAATGGCAGATGATTCAGAtgatttcaataataataatctacctaaatttaaatttgcttCACCAATACCAGTATTCATTTTATAACCAGTTGACATTGCAATTGATAAGTTTGTAGCTTTTGTATACATTTGCTTTGCCTTTTATAAATTACCTTGACTACGATAATAATCACCCATGGGTGCAACGAATACATCAGCAAACACCGTTTCATTTAAACCTTTACTTTTGATTAACATTTTCTCagcattttttaaatcttgataAAAGAATTTACTTGTCTGTGCAGCTGGTTCATATTCCAATGATGGATTCTTATCGAAGTATTCCCTTCTTTGCTTTACATTTACTTTAATCAATGCATCACtaaccaaaatcaatttcaggCTCTGATATCTCTGCAGCAAGTTTAACAGTATCCATTTCTGGTAAAGTACCCGCCCTTGTCATATTGGTAAAACGTTATCAGAATCTATCGGCTCGGTAAATGCTGATTTCTGTTTTGTACCCATTACTGACCTGACGCTATCCttatactttttattatttggcTCAAGATCCAAAGCTAATTTATAAAAGTAGGCTGCCTTCTTTGATTTTTCCAATAGTGTAAAACACTTTGCAATCACAGCATACCCCTCTGCCCTGCATGGACGAATGTAAAGTAATCTTTCAATATCAGATTTCGCAATATTTAAATGCTGTTGCATTCTAGTCTTCACCTTTTCACACCACTGTAACCAACATTTTCCTCTTGAAAGGTATAGATCAGAAATGAAATTCTCTGTCAAACCTCTATAATCCAATGCTAATGAATTGAATTGCTGCTTGCCCATTACCTGCTTTAATCATTTCATCAGCTTGATACTTATATACCATCGCCTCTGCCATTTCATCTAAATGTGGATAAAGTGGTTTCAACTCCAAATCATCTGAATTATCAGTCCATGAATTAAGTTGTTTAGTCCAATCTGCAACACTCATAGTTTTATCCAATACAAATATACTCTCAACAACTTTAAGTGtaactaattttaaatgattccaTGAATTGAATTGTTCACTATGTTCACAACCTTCATTACATTTTCTTGATTTTTCAGTTGgttctttatcattatttgtatCATAAAATCcctttatatatatatatatatatgttaatacttgtaattttattattattattaatattattattattattttatattatattgtaTATATGAATATATACCTCATAAAAATGACTACCACATgctaaaataatttcattttcattttctaattGACTTGATGGTATATTTTTCCATGGATGACTAACCTAAACATCAACAAATAGATTGAAATCAAAATCAGAAGTACGACCAACTGCtaattttttcatcattaattcACTTTTAAGATATCttaattttgtatttttaattaagaATTCACCTCCAACTGGACCCTCTTTATATTCTGCATAAGTTTTTTCCCATCTTTCATAAAAAATCTTTCTAAAATTTCTGAATGCTCTATCAGATGAGCCAAaccctttaaaaaaaaaaaagaaaaaaaaaaaaaaagaaaaaaaatatttactctgtatttgaatttatatttttcatcaAGACTAACCATTTTCTTACTGTTGTTGTAGAATTATATGAACAAtgaaatttacaaaaaaaaaaaaaaatttgtgctaactaaaaaaaaaaaataaaaaaaaataaaaataaaataaaataaaattaaaaaaaaacaaaaatggctaaaatatataaaataaacaattaaattatattttgaacTTCTATTTATAATGGCGAGATTTAagaaagattttttttttttttttttataattttttttttttttatttttattttcatttttttaatttttttttttttttatttttttattttttatttgatggtttaaacaaatattcaatctgaaatttcaataattaatttgttttgaaaacaaaaaaaaaaaaaaaaaaaaaaatgaaccCAGAAATTTTAGAACATAAAAATGAAGATTGggaattcattaaaattttaggTTCAGATAAAGAAGTacataaaaagaaaaatggtCCCTTAAATGAGTAAATGTATCACTTTgtgtaattaaaaaaattgaaaaagtatgtaataataataacgataataataataatagttttatgtattaatttttttatttttattttattttatatttaggaattttttttttcaattattgatattttaaataaattaaaaaattgtgaATATTCAACAAAATATTATGGATTTGcatatgataaaaataataaattatatatttatatggaATATATTGATGGTGCAATTACTATagaagagaaattaaaacaaattgaaattgttccacaagatattattattttattaacaatCAAAATAGCAGAAGCATTAAGTAAAATTCATGAAATGGGTATTATTCATCGTGATATTGGGGTAGTAATATACTTTTACTTGAAAAAGAgaataatcaaattcaaattaaatttattggttTTGAAAATGCAATACAAATtgaaaacaattcaaaatataattcaaGAGTTGGTACAGCTACACATATGGCACCAGAAGTGAAACTACAAGATGGTAATGCAGGTCGTAAATCTGATGTATTCAGTCTAGGTTGTACAATAATTGAAATGGCTGGTGGTGATTTAAATAGTACCATTGGTAGAGACGCCAATGGAATACCACCAATACCAGTACATTTATCATcagaattaaaaatcatcACCCAAAATTGTTTACATTTTAACCCAAAAACAAGATTTAGTAtagatgatttaatttctcatattaataaagaaaaagttaataaagaCCATTTCTATTCTCCATTTGGGTATATAATACCATCAAATGTAAAAAGGCTTGAAAAAAGAGATGGTGGTGACCAAACACTTACAATTGGattaattggtaatgatATAAACTACCTTTCATTTCCATTTTATAATCAAATGATTCCAGTTGGATCAATTCCATCATCagtaaaatatcttttatttaaaaaacttaatCAAAGGATTGAAGATGGATCAGTGCCAGATTCTGTTGAATATTTAGATTTAGGtgatgaatttgatattGTAAACAATGGTATCGATCTTCCAAATGATAGTATTTCAGTGTTAAGATgtggttttaattttcaaacaCCAATTCATTTAAGaaatttaccaaattcaataacaGATTTACAAttgtataattataatataaatatattaaaaaatagtttcTCATCAAATGTATCATCACTAACACTTGGTTCCAATTTTAATTCCTTTGGATCCCTTAAAAatctttcaaattttaaaaatttaaaaagtttaacaTTTAGTTTTGAAGGTGTTGAAAGTCAACAACTTATAACTCAAATAATCAATGATTATataccaaataatattatttctgTAATTATAAATGGAAAACAAAGaagataattaattaaaaaaaataaaaattaaaaaaaataaaaaaaaaataaaaaatttgatatttaaaatttaaacaaactgttttttttttttttttttttctgataaCCCccataattaataattcaatttttaaaaaaaaatatttagatattttCCAATATcctaaaaaaacaaattttattttccaaaaaatctttttttttctctaaaaatatctgattttattttttttttatttttttttttgttttttttttttcaaaataattcgCTGACAAACCATCACCtctatcattttttttttcattttaattttttaattttttttcaattttatttttttatattatatttagtatttaaacatttaaaaaaaaaaaaaaaaatgccaaataaaaaaagaaataaagatttaaacaACAGTGAAACTGTTCCAGAGGAGACaggtaaaagaaaaagaaaatcaatttatgATTTGGAAACAATTATAAAACCAAACCAAAAATCAACATCTGTTCCAATTGTTGAAAGAGAAACACCATTTATatcacaaccaccaccaactaccaataatgaaatttctcaagcatttaaagaaatttcgAATAATGATGTTACATTCAAAAAtgaagatttaataaatattgaatatttaaataattgtaataaagcAAGATTGGAATATATTTCAAATACAATTGGAATTCcagaaaatataattaaaaaatgtgaTTTTCGTGgtctaattaaaaaaatcattgaaattgGTATTAGTCGttatcaatttataaatcaacaagaacaaattaataataataattataaaaataataataataataataataatagtaataataataataataataataataataataataataataataataataataataataataataataataataataataataaaaataataaaaatgaaattttattttggagTGTATGGAGAAATTTAGTATTGAAAAATACAATATTATCAAACTTTTCACCACAtctatcaattaaatatgatTCTATTGTTATGGTTgataaaatgataaataatgatcaattatcaatgataaaagataaagttaatagaaatcaatttttaatatttagtAGTGGCtcattaaaaaagttatattCAGTATTTGGTAAAGAAGATGAGGAAggaaataatgaaaatactcgattcttttttaatttatttaataattatggtGATAGATATATAATTGATTGGAAATCAAAaggaaaatcaaatttaattaaatcattaatagaGAATAATTCAGTTACAGGAATTTCAACATTAGTcaataaatttcaatttgaaattaatataaatgaatCCATCACACTTGCAATTTCAACTGGTtgttctttaaaattatttaaatatctttttgaattatttttatttaaaactaccaataattataataataacaataataataatattgaaaataataatagtaatattgaaaataataatagtaatattgaaaataataataataataataataataataataataataataataataataataataataataataataataataataataataataatgaaaataaatctatggatttcattttatcaatatttttatcatctcctaataaaagtaaaaaagaattaattaaaacatttaaaatgattttatactTGATGGAAagagaaataataaatttaagaCAATATAaggatgaaattttaaaaaagataacaaCATTATGTCCATTAGTATCATTATTTagattaaaagatttaattaaagttattaaaataattaattggtttaataataataatgataatgataattcaaatttaattaataatgaatattcAATTTGTCAATTAAATGCAAAACTTGTTGATccaacaaattttaataaaaaaataaataaattaaatattaaagaattattaaatatttattatagtaATAGAAAACAACTAGATTTTACTTCAAAacaattctttaattattattatggtgatgataatgataatgatgaaagtAATAAGGAATCTCAAAATTATACTCTTTTTGGaaactttttaaatcaagTTGATAGACAAGAAAGTGATATAGAATTTAAGCTTACTCAACCTTTACAAAATGGTGATTTACATTTATTTAGTGATTggttatataattttaataataaatatgatcatgaattttttaaaacattattaGATAAAAATCAACTacttaaaaatgaaaattcaatattattttcaaattttaaaaaacaagaagatcaaattaattttttaatttcttgtaCTTTagtaataaaagaaattattaaaacaaatgaaaaCTCAAATTTcattacaaattttattgaatcaaatattttgtttttatttttagtaaaaCATGATTCAGtggaattatttaaacatttcTCAAATCAATTCtctcaaaatgaaaaagaagttgttttttgttttcatGATGAATCTCAAGATGAAATACTTGATTTCAATATTTgcaaatatataaattctATTGAAATGTTAGATTTCATTTATCAAgaatttcatcatctttttatttattcaaagtatccaaattttttaaattttaaaaatttaaatttattaaaacactttgaaaaattaataaattcatcaaagaaaaataaacaactacaacaacaactacaacaacaacgacaaATTAAAACTcattataaagaaaaactttatttaattaattttaaaggtagttttaaattaaattttgaaacttTTAAACATATTGTAGAAAATCCTACAATATATAACTATggttcaaaaattttaacacCAATTATTACTGATTTATACCAAggtaataattgtaatgaaGTTGTATGTTTATTTAAACATATATTCAATACAAATATTTTCGATAGTGAAATGAAATCAAGAATGCTACAAGTTTCAAACTACTTTTTAGATTCTGACgaaaaaccaattttattatcaaagtTTTTTGAATGGttatatgaaaataaacaTTTTACCCCACCAAAAGATGTAccattcattaaaaaatcaagttTTGGTCCAGGTTTcgcttcatcatcatcgtcaccATTTGGAGGATCTGGTACTAGTAGTACAGTTGGATCAAGGTTTGCTAGttcaacttcatcatcatcaccatttggAGAATCAGGTACTAACAGTACAGTTGGATCAAGATTTGGCAGTTCAACTTCATCACCATTAGAAGGATCAGGTACGAGCAGTACAGTTGGATCAAGATTTGGTAGttcaacttcatcatcaccattaggGGGATCAGGTACCAGCAGTACAGTTGGATCAAGATTTGGTAGTTCAAcctcatcatcaccatcaggAGGATCAGGTTTTAGTAGTAATACAAATGGACCAATATTTGCTAGTTCAAATGTAATTCCAAATCCAACAACCATTTTAAATAGTCTTCCAGATATTATTTGCTTTT comes from Dictyostelium discoideum AX4 chromosome 2 chromosome, whole genome shotgun sequence and encodes:
- a CDS encoding hypothetical protein (Similar to Dictyostelium discoideum (Slime mold). histidine kinase DhkE), giving the protein MPNKKRNKDLNNSETVPEETGKRKRKSIYDLETIIKPNQKSTSVPIVERETPFISQPPPTTNNEISQAFKEISNNDVTFKNEDLINIEYLNNCNKARLEYISNTIGIPENIIKKCDFRGLIKKIIEIGISRYQFINQQEQINNNNYKNNNNNNNNSNNNNNNNNNNNNNNNNNNNNNNNNNNNKNNKNEILFWSVWRNLVLKNTILSNFSPHLSIKYDSIVMVDKMINNDQLSMIKDKVNRNQFLIFSSGSLKKLYSVFGKEDEEGNNENTRFFFNLFNNYGDRYIIDWKSKGKSNLIKSLIENNSVTGISTLVNKFQFEININESITLAISTGCSLKLFKYLFELFLFKTTNNYNNNNNNNIENNNSNIENNNSNIENNNNNNNNNNNNNNNNNNNNNNNNNNNNNENKSMDFILSIFLSSPNKSKKELIKTFKMILYLMEREIINLRQYKDEILKKITTLCPLVSLFRLKDLIKVIKIINWFNNNNDNDNSNLINNEYSICQLNAKLVDPTNFNKKINKLNIKELLNIYYSNRKQLDFTSKQFFNYYYGDDNDNDESNKESQNYTLFGNFLNQVDRQESDIEFKLTQPLQNGDLHLFSDWLYNFNNKYDHEFFKTLLDKNQLLKNENSILFSNFKKQEDQINFLISCTLVIKEIIKTNENSNFITNFIESNILFLFLVKHDSVELFKHFSNQFSQNEKEVVFCFHDESQDEILDFNICKYINSIEMLDFIYQEFHHLFIYSKYPNFLNFKNLNLLKHFEKLINSSKKNKQLQQQLQQQRQIKTHYKEKLYLINFKGSFKLNFETFKHIVENPTIYNYGSKILTPIITDLYQGNNCNEVVCLFKHIFNTNIFDSEMKSRMLQVSNYFLDSDEKPILLSKFFEWLYENKHFTPPKDVPFIKKSSFGPGFASSSSSPFGGSGTSSTVGSRFASSTSSSSPFGESGTNSTVGSRFGSSTSSPLEGSGTSSTVGSRFGSSTSSSPLGGSGTSSTVGSRFGSSTSSSPSGGSGFSSNTNGPIFASSNVIPNPTTILNSLPDIICFYYLSGKLDEIDDEIFNFKNTYSGGRDMFTSFLYKLAYFIGKRGDLKALSTVISRATDNLKPFPNSNVPEYNAEFNCIRNFIYSILETAAYNGQIQIFQYFQYHHCHVLQENAIEWFREDKLLNLIRTSLKNDHIEITQILLSHLYLSKHKFLNIYFNDNIFKTKISYNYFCELFK